The sequence TCGGTGAACAGCGACGGCAGCGGCTCGCCCGACACGACCACCGGGATCGCGCGGTCGTAGAGCCGGTCGGCGAACGCCACCAGCCGCAGGGCCACGTTCTGGTCCGGCGCCGGGTGGATGCCGCGCAGGTGCACACGGGTGACGCCGTCCAGCAGCCGCCCGTAGCGCGAGGGGTGCAGGGACGCCAGGTGCTCGCACAGCGCGTCGAAGTCGTCCACAGTGGACCCTTCGTGCGCGGCCACCGACTCCTCCAGCTCCGCCGGGGTGACGGGCGGCGGCGCGTCCGGCAGGCCGCGGTGGCGGTAGTCCGGGCCGTCGACGCGGACGACGCCGAAGCGGGCCGAGAGCGTCTGGATCTCGCGCAGGAAGTCCTCCGCGGCGAACCGGCCCTCGCCCAGCTTCTCCGGCAGGGTGTTCGACGTCGCCGCGATGTACACCCCGGCGTCCATCAGCTCCTGCAGCAGCCGCGTGACCAGCGTGGTGTCGCCGGGGTCGTCGAGCTCGAACTCGTCGATGGCCAGGATCCGGTGCTCCGAGAGCCGCCGCACGGCTTCGGCGAAGCCCAGCGCGCCGACGAGGTGGGTCAGCTCGACGAACGTCCCGTACGCCTTGGGCGACGGCGCCGCGTGCCACGCCGAGGCCAGCAGGTGGGTCTTGCCGACGCCGAAGCCGCCGTCGAGGTAGAGGCCCATCGGCCCGGCCGGCTCGGCGGACCCGCCGAAGAGCTTGAAGCGCTTCTTCTCCTTGCGCGCCCCCACTTTCGCGGCGAACGCCGAGCACGCCTCGACCGCGGCGGCCTGGCTGGGCTCGTCGGGGTTGGGCAAGTACGTCTCGAACCGGACGGCGTCGAAGCGCGGCGGCGGCACCAGCGCGCCGATCAGCTCGTCGGCGGACAGCTCGGGACGGCGGCCGGTGAGGTGCGCGGGCATGGTCGCAGAGCCTATCCGCCACGGTCCCCCGTCCGGGCGGCGATGTGCCCCGGTAGAGACGTGCTTCACGCCCGTGCTGGGATTGTCCCGTGCGGAGTGTGTGGCCCCTCTCGACGGGCGAGCTGACCGGGGAAGACCTCGAAGAGATCTACGCCTATCCGACGCCCCTCGACCGGCCTTGGGTGCAGGTCAACTTCGTCGCGTCCGCCGACGGCGCGGTCGAGGTGGACACGACGTCGGCCGGGCTGTCCCACGCCGCCGACCGGCGGATCTTCCTGCTCGGCCGCGATCTCGCCGACGTGGTCCTGGTCGGCGCCGGGACCGCCCGCGCGGAGGACTACCGCGGGGTCGTCGCGGGCCCGAAGCGCCTGGAACGCCGTCGCCGCCTCGGCTTCACGGGTGTCCCGCCGATCGCGGTGGTGACCCGGACCGCGGATCTCGACCCCGCGTCCCGGCTGTTCACCGAGACCGTCGTACCCCCGATCGTGGTAACCACGGAAACCGCGGACACCGCGGCGCTCGAAGCGGCCGGGGCGACGATCCTGCGGGCGGGTACCGGCGACGTCGACCTGCCGCGCGCGCTCGACCTGCTGGCCGAGCGGGGTCTGCGCCGGATCGCGTGCGAAGGCGGGCCGAGGCTGTTCGCCCAGCTCGTCGCGGCCGACCGGATCGACCAGCTGTGCCTGACGGTCGCGCCGCTGCTCGTGGCCGGGACGGCGGACCGGATCGCCACCGGTCCCGGCAGCGTTCCCCGCCGGCTCGCCCTGGCGTCGATCCTGGTCGAGGACGGTTTCACCTTCCTGCGCTACCGCCGGGCCGCCGGGTGAGCCGCGACGCCGACCTGATCACCCGGGCCGCCGCCGGGGACGAAGCCGCGTTCGGCGCGCTCGTCCGGGAGCACACGCCCCGGATGTACCGGGTCGCGCTGCGGATCACCGGCAGCCCCGCCGAGGCCGAGGACGTCGTGCAGGAGTCGTGGCTCGCCGCGTGGCGCGCGCTCGGCACGTTCCGGCACGAGTCCGCGGTCTCGACCTGGCTCTACCGGGTCGTCACCAACAGCGCGCTCGCCCTGCTGCGCCGCCGCAAGCCCACGATCTCGCTGGACGAACCCTCGTGCCAGTCCACTGTGGACACCGAACGGCTCGCCGTCCCGGGCCCCGAAGGCCGGGTCGTGCGCGCCGAGGAGGTCGACGCGGTGCTGCGGGCGATCGGCCGGCTCGAGGTGTCCCAGCGGGTGCCGCTCGTGCTGCGCGAACTGGAGGGGCTCAGCTACGAAGAGGTCGCCGAGGTGCTCGACGTGAACGTCGGCGCCTTGCGTTCCCGGCTGCACCGGGCCAGGGTGGCGCTGCTCGCCGAGTTGAAGGAGCGGTGATGGCCGAGCAGACCGACCCCGAGCGCGACCCGCGCTGGGACGCCGTGCGCGCCGCCGCCCGGCGCCGCGTGGCGACGCCGCCGGGCCTGGTCGAACGCGTGCTGCGGGCGGTCGCGCGCGGTACCCGGACCGCCGTCGAAGTGCCCGGGGACGACGGCGGGCTGCGGATCACCGAACAGACCGTCGTCCGCCTGGCCGGGACCATCGCGGCGGCCCGGGCCCCCGGCGGCGTGCGCGTCTCGGCCGTCGCCGTCGAGGACGGCGTCGTGCAGGTGCTGGTGTCGGTCCGCTTCGGCGTCGTCGCCGGCGAAGCCGCCGAGGCGCTGCGGCGGGAGGTCACCGCCGAGCTGTCCCGCCAGCTGGGCGTCACGACCGCGGTGAACGTGCACGTCGTGGACGTCCACCCGGACTGAGCATTCCCCCGTTCGGGGGACCTTGCGTGAGGTATCCGCGCTCCCGGGCATCGTAAGGGCGAGAGCCCGCCGCGAGAGGAGCCAGGACGCATGCACCCGGAACGGACCGAGAGCCCCGGCACGGTCACCCCGCTCAACGAGGACGGCGCCGCCGGGCGCACCACGATCTCGTCACTGGTCGTGCAGAAGGTGGCCGGGCTGGCCGCCCGCGAGGTCGCCGGCGTGCACGCACTGGGCGGCGGCGGGGTGTCCCGCGCGATCGGCGCGCTGCGCGAGCGGATCCCCGGCTCCGGCACGGTGACCACGACGGGCGTGTCGGTCGAGGTCGGCGAGAAGCAGACCGCGATCGACCTCGACGTCGTCGTCGAGTACGGCGCCCGGATCACCGACGTCGCCCGCGCGGTGCGGCGCAACGTGATCACCGCGGTCGAGCAGATCACCGGGCTCGAGGTGATCGAGGTCAACATCGCGGTCAACGACATCCACCTGCCGGGCGACGAAGAGCCCGAGTCGACGCGGGTGGAGTGACCGCGCGCGGACCCGACGACCCGGAAGGCCGCGCGGCCTTCCGGGCGTTCGTGCGGGAACACCACCCGGACGTCGGCGGGGACCCGGCCGAGTTCGCGGCCGGGCTGGCCCGCTTCCGGGAATCCGCACGGGACTCCCGCTTCGACGCCCCGGTCAGCTTCGTGCGCCGCCGCCGGGGTCTCGCCGGCTTGCTGTCCCGCTTCCGCCGCCGCCCGCCCCGGGTGCGGTGACCGCCCCGCCGGGGCAAGCTTCCCGTTCCACCCCGTCCAAGGAGGACATGTGAACGCAACGCAGACCGGGCTCCTGGCCGGGCTGGTCCTCGGCCTCGCCGCGACCCAGGGGTTCACCGCGTTCCTGGTGACCCTGGCCGTCGGGATCATCGGCCTGGTCGCCGGCCGGGTCCTCGACGGCGAACTCGACCTCGGCGAGCTGTTCGGCAAGGGCCGCGACAAGTGAACCGCGCACTGGACGTGCCGCGCGAACTCGCCGAGCCGGACGAGCGCGGCACCCTCACCATCGGCCACGCGGTGGTGCGCAAGGTCGCGCAGCACGCCGCCGACCAGGTGCCGGGTACCGCCCACGACGGCAAGAAGGGCGCGAAGGCCAAGGTCGGCGGCCTCGACAACGACGTCGACCTCGCCCTCGACCTGGCGCTGCGCTACCCGGGCGCGGTCCGGGCGGTCGTCGGCGACGTGCGGCGGAAGGTCACCGAAGAGGTCGAGCTGATCACCGGCTACCACGTGCGGACGCTCGCGGTGACGGTGTCCGCGCTGCGGCCCGAAGCCGCGCCGAGGGTGCGGTAGCCGTGCGCCCGTTCGTCCGCATCCTGGCCACGCTGCTCGGCCTGGCCTTCGCGGCCGCCGGGGCGCTGCTCGCCCTCGAAGTCGGCTGGCACTGGTGGCGCCCGGGCGCGGCGCCGCTGGTGGTGCCGTGGCCACGCTGGCAAACCGAGCTCGCGGCACTGGGCTGGGACGCCTACGCGGTCCGCGTCGGCGCCGGGGTCCTCGCCGCCGCGGGGCTGGTGCTCGTCTTCTGCGCGCTGGCCGCCGGCAGCCGCGCGGTGCGGCTGACCGACCCGGCCGACGAGGTGAGCGTTTCGACGTCGCCGCGGTCGCTGGCCCGGCTGGTCGGGCTGACCGTGCGCGCGCAGGACAACGTCGCCGGCGCGTCGGTCACCGCGAGCGCCCGGCGGATCCGCGTCCGGGCGAAGAGCACCCTGGAAACCGAGGGCGAGCTGCGGCCGCGGCTGCTGGAAACCGTGTCCGCCCTGCTCGACGACGTCCCGCTGGCGCGGCGGCCGAAGGTCACCGTCGTCGTCGACTCGCCGAAGGACCGCCGATGAGCAAGTCCGTCGCTTCGAAGGCGCTTTCCCGTTCCTACGCGGGCGAACGCGTGCTGACGTTCCTCGTCGGGCTGCTCGCCCTGCTCGGCGGCGCGCTCGCGCTCGTGGTCGGCTTCGGCGTGCTCGGCGAGTACCGCGGGCGGCGCCCGCTGTTGGACCCGATGGCCGTCGAGTGGCTCGGGAGTCACGCCACGCCCGCGCGGATCGCCGCGATCGTGCTCGGCGTCCTGCTGTTGGTCCTCGGGCTACGCTGGGCGTTGCGCTCGCTGCGCCCGGAACCGCGGCCGGACCTGGACCTCGACCGCACCGAGGGCGCCGAGCTGGTGGTCACCGCGGCCGCGATCGCGGAAGCCGTGCAGGCCGACGCAGAACGGCTCGACGGCGTCAGCCGCGCCCGCGTCCGCGCCGTCGGCTCGCGCACGTCCCCGGCGCTGCGGGTCACGCTGTGGCTGCACGAAGGCACCGACCTCAAGGCCGTCTGGGCCGGCCTCGACACCCAGGTGCTGGCCCGGGCCCGGGAATCGCTCGGCCTCGACGTCCTGCCCACCGCCGTCCGCCTGGAACTCGACACGGCCCCGGCGAAACGCGTGCGCTGAGCCGGGCTTTTCCGCAGAATGCGCAGCATGCCCCTACCGCTGCAGCCGCCGCTGAAGCCGATGCTCGCCAAGCCCGCGAAGGCCATCCCGGACTCCGGCGGCCTGCTGTTCGAGCCGAAGTGGGACGGCTTCCGCTGCCTCGTCTTCCGCGACGGCGACGAGCTGTACCTGCAGTCCCGCGCGGAAAAGCCGCTCAACCGGTACTTCCCCGAAGCGGTGGCCCGGCTGCTGGAGGTGCTGCCGCCGCGGGTCGTGCTGGACGGCGAGCTCGTCGTCGCGCGGGACGGGCGGCTGAACTTCGACGCGCTGACCGAGCGGATCCACCCGGCCGAAAGCCGGATCACGCTCCTGGCGGGCGAGCAGCCCGCGGAGTTCGTCGCCTTCGACGTCCTCGCCCTCGGCGACGATCTGCTGCTCGAAGAGCCGACGTCGGTGCGCCGCGACCGGCTCGTCGAGCTGGCCGGCGACCGGTTCCCGCTCACCCCCGCCACCACCGACCCGGCCACCGCGCGGCACTGGTTCGAGCTGTTCGAAGGCGCCGGCCTCGACGGCGTCATCGGCAAGCCGCTGGACGAGCCGTACACGCCCGGCAAGCGCGTGATGCTCAAGTACAAGCACGTGCGCACCGCGGACTGCGTGCTGGCCGGGCTGCGCTGGCACGTCGACGGCGGCCCCGGCGAACTGGTCGGCTCGTTCCTGCTCGGCCTGCACGACGAAACCGGCGTGCTGCACCACGTCGGCACGGTCGGGTCGTTCCCGATGCCGCGCCGCCGCGAGCTGGCCGAGGAACTGGCGCCGCTGGTCACCGACGGCGAAGACCACCCGTGGGGCGGGCAGGCTCAGGGATCGGGGCAGCGGATCCCGGGCGGGATCACGCGCTGGCGCGCCACCGAGCACGAGTGGGTGCCGCTGCGGCCCGAGCGCGTCGTCGAGGTCGCCTACGAGAACACCGAAGGCGGGATGCCGTCGCGGTTCCGGCACAACGCGCGGTTCAAGCGCTGGCGTCCGGACCGCGAAGCCGCGTCGTGCGACTACAGCCAGCTGGAGGAGCCGGCCCGCTACGACCTCGACGCCGTGTTCCGCGGCCAGGTCGTGCGGACCCGCTAACCCTCGTCCCACACCGGCCGTGCGAAGCTCGGCTGGCCCTGCCTTGATCGTGCTCGACGTGAGGATCCCGCCCGTGCGCCGCCGCCGTTCCCGTCTCCTGGTCGCGCTGCTCGCCGTGGCCTCCGCCGCGGGGTGCGCCGCCGGGCCGTCGGTGCGCCCGGCGCTGGTCGAGAACGACGGGAAGACCACCGGCAGCACGCCGGCCGGGACGCCGTCGGTGCCGCTGCCGCCGCTGGCCGAACCGCAGTCGCCGTCGGTGAAGTGGGCCGACTGCGACGACGACACCCGGCAGCGGATCGGCACCCCCGCCGTCCCGGACAGCCTGCACTTCACCTGCGCCCGCGTCACCGCCCCGCTGGACGCGCCGGGCGAGCCCCGCCGCTCGCTGGTGCGGCTGCTGGCGCTGAAGGTGGGCAGCGGACCGGTGCCGCTGGTGGTCGTCAACGACGTCGACGGCGAGCCGGGCACGGTCTACGCGGCGCGGCTGGCCGCGACGCTGCCGCCGGCGTTCCTCGAGAAGTTCTCGCTGGTGGGCGTGGACCGCCGCGGCACCGGGATGTCCGGCGCGGCCCAGTGCGTGCCGCCGGACATCCGCCACGACCTGATCGACGCCGACCCGGCACAGGGCGACCTGCAGGACGTGCTGGACGCGGCCCGCAAGGCCGGCCAGCAGTGCGCGATCGAGCTCGACGACTCCCAGACGGCACTGGACAGCTGGCGCGCGGCGGGCGACCTCGAGGAGGTCCGCAAGCAGCTGGGCTTGGAGCACCTGAACGCGCTCGGCCGCGGCGACGGCTCGAAGGTGCTGGCCGAGTACGCGGTCCGCTTCCCGGCCCAGGTCGGCCGCATGGTCCTCGACGGCGTCCCGGACCCGGGCGCCGACACCGCGGCGGTGCTCGACGCGGTCGCCGCCGGCGCCCAGTCCACATTGGACGCGTTCGGCACGGACTGCGCCTCCCGAGGCTGCGCGTTAGGCGACCCGAAGGCGGCCCTGGCCGCGCTGACCGACCAGCTGCGCGCCAGCCCGCCGTCCACCGACGACGGCGTCGAGTTCGGCCCGGGCGTGGCGATGTTCGCGGTGTATTCGGGCCTTTCCCAGCGCTCGCGCTGGCCGGAACTGGCGGACGCGATCGTCGCGGCCCGCGGCGGCAACATCGGCCCGCTGGCGGCGTTCGTGGCCCCGGTGCTGCACGACTCGCGCGCCCAGCCGTCCCGCATCGACGCGACGATCGCGACCCGCTGCAACGACAGCCAGTCCCGCCTGTCGGCCGACCAGCTCGACCAGGTGGTGGCCGGCATGCGCGCGAAGTACCCGCAGTTCGGCACGGTGGTAGCGCAACAGCTGGCCTGGTGCGGCCCGTGGCCGGTCCGGACGGAGCCCCTCCCGCCCCCGGGCGCCCCGGGAGCCCCGCCGATCCTGGTCGCGGCAACGGCGGCCGACCCCTCGACCCCGGGGGTGGGCAGCACGCGCGCGGCGGACCAGATGCCGTCGGCGGTGACGATCACGTGGCAGGGCGCGGGCCACGGCGCGGTGGGAGCTTCGCCGTGCGTGACCGACGCGGCGCGGGCGTTTCTTGTGGACGGGAAGATCCCGGCGAACGGAACCCTCTGCCCGGCCTGACATGTCATGCCTGGGCTGGGCCCCGCGGTCAGCGAGACGGCTCACCCACCCGCCGAATGCCATGAAGGGCCCCTTCACGGGCATTAAGTGCCGTGAAGGGGCCCTTCACGGTCAAGACTCGCGCAGCCCCGCGTTGAGCCGAGCCGCCTCCCGAGTCAAGTGCTCGACTTCAGCCGCGTTAGTGGCCTTCCGAGCCGCCTCGACGTACAACTCCGCCGCCCGCGCCCGATCCCCCTCGCGCTCATGGAGGTACGCCGCCACCGCCGCATACCGCGGCAACGACGGATCCAGCTCCGCCAACGCAGCCAGCCCCGCCCGGGCCCCGTCGGCCTCCCCCACCGCCACCGCCCGGTTGAGCCGCACCACGGGACTGTCCGTCAACCGGGCCAGCTCGTCGTACCACTCGACGATCTGCACCCAGTCCGTCTCCCCCGCCGTCGGCGCGTCCGCGTGCAACGCCGCGATCGCCGCCTGCGCCTGGAACTCCCCCAGCCGGTCCCGCGCCAGCGCGGCCTGCAGGATCGCGACCCCCTCGGCGATCAGCTTCGTGTCCCACAAGGACCGGTCCTGCGCGGCCAGCGGCACCAGCCCGCCGTCCGGGCCGGTGCGGCCGGCGCGGCGGGCGTGGTGCAGCAGCATCAGGGCGAGCAGGCCCGCCACCTCCGGGTGGTCGATCGACGCCGCCAGCCGCCGGGTGAGGCGGATCGCCTCCGCCGCCAGGTCGACGTCGCCCGAGTACCCCTCGTTGAACACCAGGTACAGCACGCGCAGCACCGTCGCGACGTCGCCGGGCTCGTCGAACCGGACCCCCGAGACCGTCTTCTTCGCCCGGCTGATGCGCTGCCCCATCGTCGCCTCGGGCACCAGGTACGCCTGCGCGATCTGGCGCGTGGTCAGGCCGCCCACCGCACGCAGGGTCAGCGCGACCGCGGACGACGGCGTCAGCGACGGGTGCGCGCACAGGAAGTACAGCTGCAGCGTGTCGTCCGCCGCGGGCACCTCTCCGGGCGGCACCTCGGCTTCGACGACGTCCTCGCGCCGGCGGCGGGCGGTGTCCGATCGGGACTCGTCGAGGAACTTGCGCCAGGCGACCGTGACCAGCCAGCCCTTCGGGTCGCGCGGCGGGCCGTCGGCCCAGCCGCGGACGGCCTCGATCAGCGCTTCCTGGACGGCGTCCTCGGCCGCCGCGAAGGGAGCCCCGCGGCGGACGAGGATCGCCAGCACCGCCGGGGTGAGGGTGCGCAGCAGTGCCTCGTCCACCGGGCGGGTCACTCCGTGATGGTGGGCAGCGGGGCCAGGCACGGGCGCAGCTCGAGCCACTCGTGGATCGGTTTCCCGCCCGCGCCCGGCGCCGCGGACAGCTCGCCGGCCAGCTCGAGCGCGCGCTCGTAGCTGTCGACGTCGATGATCATCCAGCCGGCGATGAGGTCCTTCGTCTCGGCGAACGGGCCGTCGGTGACCGGCGGGCGCCCCTCGCCGTCGTAGCGGACGAACGTCCCCTCGGGGGCCAGCCCCTGCTCGCCGACGAACTCCCCGGTCTCCCGGAGCTTGGCCGCGAACTCGTCCATGTACCGGATGTGCGCGGTGATCTCTTCGGGCGTCCAGCGGTCCATCGGCACGCAGTTGACCGCCTCCGGGGCGCCGCGGTAGTGCTTGAGCAGCAGGTACTTGGCCATCGTGGTGCTCCCTCGGTGGTGGGCGACCGGCGTTCCCGGTCGCCTTCACCCCGGGGACGGAGCCGGTTCCCGGCTTTCGACATCGCCGCCGAAGAAAATCTACTGGCGGTAGGACTCGACCTCGGAGACCGGGCGGGCCGCGGCGTCGTCCGGGTTCTCGTGGAACTCGGTCTTCGCGCGACGCTGCCGCAGCAGGTCCCAGCACTGGTCGAGCTGCTGCTCGACCGCGGTGAGGCGGTCCTTGTCGCCACCGCTCAGCCCCACGCCCACCGAGCGCGACCGGAGCTCGTGCTCCTCCGCGATCAGCTCGTCGATCCGGCCCAGGATTTCGCCGTCGGCCATCTGTGGTCCTCCTCTTCCGGGTTGCTCGGAGGAAGACGCTACCCCGGACCCGGGAATTCCCGCCGCGCCCGGTTCGTTGACCAGGGCATGAGCACCGTTGAGCTGACCGCCGAGAACTTCGACCAGACGGTAAACGACAACGAGTTCGTCCTGATCGACTTCTGGGCGAGCTGGTGCGGACCGTGCCGCCAGTTCGCGCCGGTCTACGAAAAGGCCTCCGAGAAGCACGACGACATCGTGTTCGCGAGCGTCGACACCGAGGCGCAGCAGCAGCTCGCGGCCGCCTTCGACGTCCGCTCCATCCCGACGCTGGCCATCATCCGGGACAAGACCCTGATCTACGCCCAGCCCGGCGCGCTCCCCGAGCCCGCGCTGGAGGAGCTCATCAAGCAGGCCCGCGACGTCGACATGGACGAGGTCAAGCGCAAGGCCGCCGAAGCCGAGGCCGAACAGGCCTGACCACCACCACACCCGTGAAGGCCTCCTTACCGGTCGAAAAAGCCGGTAAGGAGGCCTTCACGGCGTTTCAGGAGCGGGTCGCGAGCCCGCGCAGGAAGAACGCCAGGTTCGCCGGGCGCTCGGCGAGGCGCCGCATGAAGTAGCCGTACCACTCGTCGCCGTAGGGCACGTAGACGCGCATGCGCGCACCCGACGCCGCGATCCGCGCCTGCTCCTCCGGCCGGATGCCGTAGAGCATCTGGAACTCGTGGTCGTCGTCCTTGCGGCCGTTCTCCTCGGCCAGCGCGGCGGCGATCTCGATCATCCGCGGGTCGTGCGAAGCGACCATCGGGTACCCGGAGCCCGCCATCAGCACGCGCAGGCAACGGACGTAGGACTTGTCCACTTCGGACTTCTCCTGGAACGCCACCGACTCCGGCTCGGCGTAGGCGCCCTTGCACAGCCGCACGCGCGAACCCGGCCCGGACAACTCGCGGCAGTCCTGTTCGGTGCGCCGCAGGTAGGCCTGCAGCACCGCGCCCACCCACGGGTACTCAGCGCGCAGCTCCCGCAGGATGCCGAGCGTCGAGTCCGTGGTGGTGTGGTCCTCCATGTCGAGCGTCACGGTGGCGCCGACCGCGTCGGCCGCCGCGCAGATCTTCCGCGCGTTCTCCAGCGCGACGTCCTCGCCGTTCGACGGCAGGAACTGGCCCACCGCGGACAGCTTCACCGAGACGTCGGCGCCGGCCGCCAGCCCTTCCGCGGCCAGGGCGGTCAGCACGGCTTCGTAGGCCGCGACGGTCGACGCGGCCTGCGCGGCGTCGGTCGTGTCCTCGCCGAGGTGGTCGAGGGTGATCCGGCGCCCGTCCGCGGCCAGCTCCCTGGCCACGCGGACGGCGTCGGCGGTCTCGGACCCGGCGACGAACCGGCGCACCACGGACCGCGTGGCGGGCACGGCTTCGACGAGCGCCCGGATCTTCCGGGACCGGGCGGCGGCGAGCAGCGGGGCACGCAACATGACGGTCTCCCTCTCAGCCCTGGTGCGGGTAGCGCACGGAGGTCGGCGGCACGAAGGTCTCCTTGATCGAGCGCGGGCTGGTCCAGCGCTGGAGGTTGAAGATCGAGCCCGCCTTGTCGTTGGTGCCCGAGGCCCGCGCGCCGCCGAACGGCTGCTGGCCGACGACGGCACCGGTCGGCTTGTCGTTGACGTAGAAGTTGCCCGCGGCGAACCGCAGCGCCTCGGACGCCTTCGCCACGGCCGCGCGGTCGTCGGCGATGATCGCGCCGGTCAGCGCGTACGCGGCGGTCTCGTCGACCAGCTTCAGCACGGCGTCGAAGTCGGCGTCCTCGTAGACGTGGACCGACAGGATCGGCCCGAAGTACTCGGTCGAGAAGATCTCGTGCTTCGGGTTGTCCGACACGAGGATCGTCGGCTGGACGAAGAAGCCGTCCTCGTCGTCGGCGGTACCCCCGGTGAGGACCTCCACCGAAGCGTCGCTCTTGACGCGGTCGAAGAGCTCCGCGTGCTTGGTGAACGCGCGCCGGTCGATCACCGCGCCGCCGAAGTGCGACAGGTCGGTGACGTCGCCGTAGGACAGCGCCTCGGTCTCGGACACGAGACCGTCCTTCAGCTTCGTCCACACGCTGCGCGGGACGTACGCGCGCGAAGCGGCGGAGCACTTCTGGCCCTGGTACTCGAAGGCGCCGCGGACCAGCGCGGTGCGCAGGACGTCGACGTTGGCCGACGGGTGCGCGAGCACGAAGTCCTTGCCGCCGGTCTCGCCGACCAGCCGCGGGTACGACCGGTAGCCCGCGATGTTGGCGCCGACCGTGCCCCAGAGGTGCTGGAACGTCGCGGTCGAGCCGGTGAAGTGGATGCCGGCCAGGTCGCGGTGGGTCAGGGCGACCTCGGAGACGGCCTTGCCGTCGCCCGGCAGCAGGTTGATGACGCCCGGCGGCATGCCCGCCTCTTCGAGCAGCCGCATGGTCAGGTGCGCGGCGAACGACTGCGTCGGCGACGGCTTCCACAGGACCGTGTTGCCCATCAGCGCGGGCGCGGTCGGCAGGTTGCCGGCGATCGCGGTGAAGTTGAACGGCGTGATCGCGTAGACGAAGCCTTCGAGCGGGCGGTGCTCCATCCGGTTCCACACGCCCGGCGAGCTGACCGGCTGCTCGGTGAG is a genomic window of Amycolatopsis lexingtonensis containing:
- a CDS encoding DUF6596 domain-containing protein yields the protein MDEALLRTLTPAVLAILVRRGAPFAAAEDAVQEALIEAVRGWADGPPRDPKGWLVTVAWRKFLDESRSDTARRRREDVVEAEVPPGEVPAADDTLQLYFLCAHPSLTPSSAVALTLRAVGGLTTRQIAQAYLVPEATMGQRISRAKKTVSGVRFDEPGDVATVLRVLYLVFNEGYSGDVDLAAEAIRLTRRLAASIDHPEVAGLLALMLLHHARRAGRTGPDGGLVPLAAQDRSLWDTKLIAEGVAILQAALARDRLGEFQAQAAIAALHADAPTAGETDWVQIVEWYDELARLTDSPVVRLNRAVAVGEADGARAGLAALAELDPSLPRYAAVAAYLHEREGDRARAAELYVEAARKATNAAEVEHLTREAARLNAGLRES
- a CDS encoding YciI family protein codes for the protein MAKYLLLKHYRGAPEAVNCVPMDRWTPEEITAHIRYMDEFAAKLRETGEFVGEQGLAPEGTFVRYDGEGRPPVTDGPFAETKDLIAGWMIIDVDSYERALELAGELSAAPGAGGKPIHEWLELRPCLAPLPTITE
- a CDS encoding DUF2630 family protein: MADGEILGRIDELIAEEHELRSRSVGVGLSGGDKDRLTAVEQQLDQCWDLLRQRRAKTEFHENPDDAAARPVSEVESYRQ
- the trxA gene encoding thioredoxin; the encoded protein is MSTVELTAENFDQTVNDNEFVLIDFWASWCGPCRQFAPVYEKASEKHDDIVFASVDTEAQQQLAAAFDVRSIPTLAIIRDKTLIYAQPGALPEPALEELIKQARDVDMDEVKRKAAEAEAEQA
- a CDS encoding proline dehydrogenase family protein → MLRAPLLAAARSRKIRALVEAVPATRSVVRRFVAGSETADAVRVARELAADGRRITLDHLGEDTTDAAQAASTVAAYEAVLTALAAEGLAAGADVSVKLSAVGQFLPSNGEDVALENARKICAAADAVGATVTLDMEDHTTTDSTLGILRELRAEYPWVGAVLQAYLRRTEQDCRELSGPGSRVRLCKGAYAEPESVAFQEKSEVDKSYVRCLRVLMAGSGYPMVASHDPRMIEIAAALAEENGRKDDDHEFQMLYGIRPEEQARIAASGARMRVYVPYGDEWYGYFMRRLAERPANLAFFLRGLATRS
- the pruA gene encoding L-glutamate gamma-semialdehyde dehydrogenase, translating into MDAVTQTPAPKNEPVLTYAPGSAERAELEGALKRLGQAEPLDFTVTVGGEQRPGGGEKIEVVQPHNHRHVLGTIHSATQQDATDAIAAAAKAAPEWRALSYDDRAAILLRAADLLTGKWRATLNAATMLGQSKTATQAEIDAACELADFWRFNVEFGRRVLTEQPVSSPGVWNRMEHRPLEGFVYAITPFNFTAIAGNLPTAPALMGNTVLWKPSPTQSFAAHLTMRLLEEAGMPPGVINLLPGDGKAVSEVALTHRDLAGIHFTGSTATFQHLWGTVGANIAGYRSYPRLVGETGGKDFVLAHPSANVDVLRTALVRGAFEYQGQKCSAASRAYVPRSVWTKLKDGLVSETEALSYGDVTDLSHFGGAVIDRRAFTKHAELFDRVKSDASVEVLTGGTADDEDGFFVQPTILVSDNPKHEIFSTEYFGPILSVHVYEDADFDAVLKLVDETAAYALTGAIIADDRAAVAKASEALRFAAGNFYVNDKPTGAVVGQQPFGGARASGTNDKAGSIFNLQRWTSPRSIKETFVPPTSVRYPHQG